The genomic interval GGTGTACGCGACCGGTGAGCCGAGCACGTCGCTCGCGACTGCGGCCACCTCGTCGTAGGTGAGTGCTTCGGGTCCGGTGAGGTCGTAGGCGACGCCGGCGTGGCCCGGCTCGGTGAGCGCGACGGCGGCGACGGCCGCCACGTCGCGGGCGTCGACGAAGCTCGTCCGCCCGTCGCCGGCCGGCACCGGAATCTCCCCCCGCGCGAGCGCGTCGCCGTGGACTTCGACGAGGTTCTGGGTGAAAAAGGAGGGGCGCAGGAACGTCCACCGGAGCGGCGAGGCCGCGACGTGGCGCTCGATTCGTCGGTGTGGGAGCAGCGGGTTCCGGTCGGCGCCGAGCACGGAGAGCACGACACAGCGGTCGACGCCGACACGGCCGGCGGCGTCGACGAACGCCCGAACCGGGCCGACCCGGGAGAGCTGTGGCGGGCGCATCACGAAGAGCGCGTCGACGCCGGCCAGGGCGTCGCCCCACGTTTCGGGCTTCTCGAAGTCGAACGCGACCCACTCGTCGGCCGGCCCGGTCCCCGGCGGCGACCGGGTTGCCGCCCGGACCGTCGCGTCACGGTCGGTCAGTGCGTCGAGCAGTGCCGAACCGACGGTGCCGGTGGCGCCGGTGACGAGAACGGTCGAGGTCACAGCGGTGATTCGGACGCCACGACAGAAAGATGGTTCGGCGACGGCAGTGCCAGCCCGGCGTCGAGCGGGTGAAGCTGTTTTGCCCCTCGCACCCCTTGGAGCCCACATGACCGACCGAGAGCCCTCGAAGAACATCAGCGGTGGCGAGTCCGGCGGGGGACGGACGGCGACGTTCGACCCGGCGACCGCGGCGACGCGGGCCGAAGCCGTCGTCGACCGCCTGGGCGAGCTGTACTGGACGAAGACCTACGGCGGTCAGGACGCTTTCGACTGTCTCGTCCGCACCATCCTCAGCCAGAACACGTCCGATACGGCGAGCCAGCCGGCCCACGACGCGCTGATGGAACGGTACACTGGCGGCGCGGACCTCGTCGCGGCCCTCGCCGAGGCGGACCAGTCCGAGCTCGCCGAGACCATCCAGTCGGCGGGGCTGTACAACCAGAAGTCGGCGCGAATCGTCGCTCTGGCCGACGAAATCCGTGCGGAGTTCGGCGGGGAGGACGGGTTCGACGAGTTCGTCAGGGAGGCCGACCCCGACGCGGTCCGAGACCGGCTGCTGGAGATGAACGGCGTCGGCCCCAAGACCGCCGACTGTGTCCTGCTCTTTGCCGGCGGCCGCGGCGGCGTCTTCCCCGTCGACACGCACGTCCACCGCATCGCCCGCCGGATGGGGCTGGCGCCCGCCGACGCCGA from Halomicroarcula saliterrae carries:
- a CDS encoding SDR family oxidoreductase encodes the protein MTSTVLVTGATGTVGSALLDALTDRDATVRAATRSPPGTGPADEWVAFDFEKPETWGDALAGVDALFVMRPPQLSRVGPVRAFVDAAGRVGVDRCVVLSVLGADRNPLLPHRRIERHVAASPLRWTFLRPSFFTQNLVEVHGDALARGEIPVPAGDGRTSFVDARDVAAVAAVALTEPGHAGVAYDLTGPEALTYDEVAAVASDVLGSPVAYTDPSLPRFVVRELRRGRPLGFTLVMSGIYTTARLGLAGRVTGAVERVLGRPPRDVRAFFEDYGDERTASRRLHGE
- a CDS encoding endonuclease III domain-containing protein, which produces MTDREPSKNISGGESGGGRTATFDPATAATRAEAVVDRLGELYWTKTYGGQDAFDCLVRTILSQNTSDTASQPAHDALMERYTGGADLVAALAEADQSELAETIQSAGLYNQKSARIVALADEIRAEFGGEDGFDEFVREADPDAVRDRLLEMNGVGPKTADCVLLFAGGRGGVFPVDTHVHRIARRMGLAPADADHETVREHIERDVPAEKCGFGHTAMIQFGREYCKARKPACLDDPEACPLADRCEQVGVYPATDEVVDPSDAA